A section of the Streptomyces sp. NBC_01591 genome encodes:
- the nuoK gene encoding NADH-quinone oxidoreductase subunit NuoK, translating into MNPVYYLYLAALLFTIGAAGVLIRRNAIVVFMCVELMLNACNLAFVTFSRMHGNLDGQIIAFFTMVVAAAEVVVGLAIIVSVFRSRHSASVDDASLMKL; encoded by the coding sequence GTGAATCCGGTCTACTACCTCTATCTCGCAGCCCTGTTGTTCACCATCGGTGCGGCCGGGGTGCTGATCCGGCGGAACGCGATCGTGGTGTTCATGTGCGTGGAGCTGATGCTCAACGCCTGCAACCTCGCGTTCGTGACCTTCTCCCGGATGCACGGCAATCTCGACGGCCAGATCATCGCCTTCTTCACGATGGTCGTCGCCGCGGCGGAGGTCGTGGTCGGGCTCGCGATCATCGTGTCGGTGTTCCGTTCCCGCCACTCGGCCTCGGTCGACGACGCCAGCCTGATGAAGCTGTAA
- the nuoL gene encoding NADH-quinone oxidoreductase subunit L has product MENLIALLVAAPLLGAAVLLCGGRRLDRAGHWLGTLLAAVSFVIGVVLFLDMLGKGAEDRTLHQKLFSWIPVEGFQADVAFQLDQLSMTFVLLITGVGTLIHIYSIGYMEHDERRRRFFGYLNLFLAAMLILVVADNYLLLYVGWEGVGLASYLLIGFWQHKPSAATAAKKAFLVNRVGDMGLSIAIMLMFTTFGTFAFGPVLESTGETSEGKLTAIGLMLLLAACGKSAQVPLQSWLGDAMEGPTPVSALIHAATMVTAGVYLIVRSGAIFNAAPDAQLVVVVVGAVTLLFGAIVGCAKDDIKKALAGSTMSQIGYMILAAGLGPIGYVFAIMHLVTHGFFKAGLFLGAGSVMHGMNDEVDMRKFGGLRKYMPVTFITFGLGYLAIIGFPGLSGFFSKDKIIEAAFAKGGTEGWILGSVALLGAAITAFYMTRVMLLTFFGEKRWQPDAEGHEPHPHESPKSMTIPMIILAFGSVFAGGFFSIGDRFLNWLEPVTGHSHGHAPVSATTVTAATMVVLVIGVAIAWAMYGRKPVPVVAPRGSLLTRAARRDLLQDDFNHVVLVRGGEHLTRSLVYVDHTLVDGVVNGTAASMGGLSGRLRKLQNGYARSYAVSMFGGTAVLIAATLLMRAV; this is encoded by the coding sequence GTGGAGAACCTGATCGCGCTGCTCGTCGCGGCGCCTCTGCTCGGAGCGGCGGTCCTGCTCTGCGGCGGCCGAAGGCTGGACCGCGCCGGACACTGGCTCGGCACCCTGCTCGCCGCCGTGTCGTTCGTCATCGGTGTCGTGCTCTTCCTCGACATGCTGGGGAAGGGCGCGGAGGACCGGACGCTGCACCAGAAGCTGTTCAGCTGGATCCCGGTCGAGGGCTTCCAGGCCGATGTGGCCTTCCAGTTGGACCAGTTGTCGATGACGTTCGTGCTGCTGATCACCGGTGTGGGCACCCTGATCCACATCTACTCGATCGGCTACATGGAGCACGACGAGCGCCGGCGCCGCTTCTTCGGCTATCTGAACCTGTTCCTCGCGGCGATGCTGATCCTGGTCGTCGCCGACAACTACCTGCTGCTGTACGTCGGGTGGGAGGGCGTCGGTCTGGCGTCGTACCTGCTCATCGGCTTCTGGCAGCACAAGCCCAGCGCGGCCACGGCCGCCAAGAAGGCATTCCTGGTCAACCGGGTCGGCGACATGGGCCTGTCGATCGCGATCATGCTGATGTTCACCACCTTCGGCACCTTCGCCTTCGGCCCCGTCCTCGAATCGACGGGGGAGACGAGCGAGGGCAAGCTGACGGCGATCGGCCTGATGCTGCTGCTCGCGGCCTGCGGCAAGTCGGCCCAGGTGCCGCTGCAGTCCTGGCTCGGTGACGCGATGGAGGGCCCGACCCCGGTCTCGGCCCTCATCCACGCCGCGACCATGGTGACCGCGGGTGTGTACCTCATCGTCAGGTCCGGCGCGATCTTCAACGCTGCGCCGGACGCGCAGCTGGTCGTCGTGGTCGTCGGAGCGGTCACGCTGCTCTTCGGTGCGATCGTCGGTTGTGCGAAGGACGACATCAAGAAGGCCCTCGCCGGGTCGACGATGTCGCAGATCGGCTACATGATCCTGGCCGCCGGGCTCGGCCCGATCGGCTATGTCTTCGCGATCATGCACCTGGTGACGCACGGCTTCTTCAAGGCCGGGCTCTTCCTCGGCGCCGGTTCGGTCATGCACGGCATGAACGACGAGGTCGACATGCGGAAGTTCGGCGGCCTGCGGAAGTACATGCCGGTCACCTTCATCACCTTCGGCCTCGGCTATCTGGCGATCATCGGCTTCCCCGGTCTGTCCGGCTTCTTCTCCAAGGACAAGATCATCGAGGCGGCCTTCGCCAAGGGCGGCACCGAGGGCTGGATCCTCGGCTCGGTGGCCCTGCTGGGCGCCGCGATCACCGCGTTCTACATGACGCGGGTGATGCTGCTGACGTTCTTTGGCGAGAAGCGCTGGCAGCCCGACGCGGAAGGCCACGAGCCGCATCCGCACGAGTCCCCGAAGTCGATGACCATCCCCATGATCATCCTGGCGTTCGGTTCGGTCTTCGCCGGAGGCTTCTTCTCCATCGGTGACCGCTTCCTGAACTGGCTGGAGCCGGTCACCGGACACAGCCACGGACACGCCCCGGTCAGCGCCACGACGGTCACCGCCGCCACCATGGTGGTGCTCGTCATCGGCGTCGCCATCGCCTGGGCGATGTACGGACGCAAGCCGGTGCCGGTCGTCGCCCCGCGTGGCTCGCTGCTCACCCGGGCCGCCCGCCGCGATCTCCTCCAGGACGACTTCAACCACGTGGTCCTGGTCCGCGGCGGCGAGCACCTCACCCGCTCCCTGGTGTACGTCGACCACACCCTGGTCGACGGCGTCGTCAACGGCACGGCGGCCTCGATGGGCGGGCTCTCCGGCCGGCTGCGCAAGCTGCAGAACGGCTACGCCCGCTCCTACGCGGTCTCGATGTTCGGTGGTACGGCGGTTCTCATCGCCGCGACCCTGCTGATGAGGGCGGTCTGA
- a CDS encoding NADH-quinone oxidoreductase subunit M, translating to MSFPLLTATAALPAIGAVATAAVPAARRTAAKWLALIFSLATLVLAGIALARFEPGGDRYQLTESHAWIKDFGVRYELGVDGIGVALMALTALLIPFVILAGWHDADPLETKSSRWRPTQGFFALILMVEAMVILSFEATDVFLFYVLFEAMLIPMYFLIGGFGDRAHTGSDENAAAQRSYAAVKFLLYNLAGGLIMLAAVIGLYVVAGTFSLSEIAEARASGSLSMATSTERWLFLGFFFAFAVKAPLWPLHTWLPNAMGEATSPVAVLITAVVDKVGTFAMLRFCLQLFPEASKWATPVIVVLALISIVYGALLAVGQRDIKRLIAYASISHFGFIILGIFAMTSQGQSGATLYMVNHGISTAALMLVAGFLITRRGSRLIADYGGVQKVAPVLAGTFLIGGLATLSLPGLAPFVSEFLVLVGAFSAYPAAGIVATTGIVLAALYVLVLYQRTMTGPVKAEVQGMADLKVRELVVVLPLIALLLFLGVYPKPLTEIVNPAVQHTMSDVQKKDPQPEVEAAK from the coding sequence ATGTCCTTTCCCCTCCTGACAGCGACGGCGGCGCTCCCGGCGATCGGTGCGGTCGCCACCGCCGCCGTCCCGGCCGCCCGGCGCACCGCCGCCAAATGGCTGGCGCTGATCTTCTCGCTCGCCACACTCGTACTGGCGGGCATCGCGCTCGCCCGCTTCGAGCCCGGCGGCGACCGCTACCAGCTCACCGAATCGCACGCCTGGATCAAGGACTTCGGCGTCCGGTACGAGCTGGGTGTGGACGGCATCGGGGTGGCGCTTATGGCGCTCACCGCCCTGCTGATCCCCTTCGTCATCCTGGCCGGCTGGCACGACGCCGACCCCCTGGAGACCAAGTCCTCGCGCTGGCGCCCGACCCAGGGCTTCTTCGCCCTGATCCTGATGGTCGAAGCGATGGTGATCCTCTCCTTCGAGGCCACCGACGTCTTCCTCTTCTACGTCCTCTTCGAAGCCATGCTCATCCCGATGTACTTCCTCATCGGCGGCTTCGGGGACCGGGCACACACCGGCAGCGACGAGAACGCGGCGGCGCAACGCTCGTACGCCGCGGTCAAGTTCCTGCTCTACAACCTGGCCGGCGGGCTCATCATGCTGGCCGCCGTGATCGGGCTCTACGTGGTCGCGGGGACGTTCTCGCTCTCCGAGATCGCCGAGGCCCGCGCGAGCGGCTCGCTCTCCATGGCGACCAGCACGGAGCGCTGGCTCTTCCTCGGGTTCTTCTTCGCCTTCGCGGTGAAGGCCCCGCTGTGGCCGTTGCACACCTGGCTGCCCAACGCGATGGGCGAGGCGACCTCCCCGGTCGCCGTCCTGATCACCGCGGTCGTCGACAAGGTCGGCACGTTCGCGATGCTCCGCTTCTGCCTCCAGCTCTTCCCGGAGGCCAGCAAGTGGGCGACGCCGGTGATCGTCGTCCTGGCGCTGATCAGCATCGTGTACGGGGCGCTGCTCGCCGTCGGCCAGCGCGACATCAAGCGCCTGATCGCCTACGCGTCGATCTCGCACTTCGGCTTCATCATCCTGGGCATCTTCGCGATGACCAGCCAGGGCCAGTCCGGCGCCACGCTCTACATGGTCAACCACGGCATCTCGACCGCCGCGCTGATGCTGGTGGCGGGCTTCCTGATCACCCGGCGCGGTTCGCGGCTCATCGCCGACTACGGCGGGGTGCAGAAGGTGGCGCCGGTCCTGGCCGGCACCTTCCTGATCGGTGGTCTGGCCACCCTGTCGCTGCCCGGGCTCGCACCGTTCGTCAGCGAGTTCCTGGTCCTGGTCGGCGCGTTCAGCGCCTATCCGGCGGCGGGCATCGTCGCCACGACCGGCATAGTGCTCGCCGCGCTCTACGTCCTCGTCCTCTACCAGCGGACGATGACGGGCCCGGTGAAGGCCGAGGTCCAGGGCATGGCGGACCTCAAGGTCCGGGAGCTGGTGGTGGTCCTTCCGCTGATCGCGCTGCTGCTCTTCCTGGGTGTCTATCCGAAGCCGCTGACGGAGATCGTCAACCCGGCGGTGCAGCACACCATGTCGGACGTCCAGAAGAAGGACCCCCAGCCTGAGGTGGAGGCCGCCAAGTGA